Part of the bacterium genome is shown below.
TTTAAAAAGGCATCATCTGATTTTTCTTTTAAATTAGAAGATTGCTGGATGATAGGCGATAAGATGCAAGATATAGAGGCAGGAAAAAGGGCAAATTGCAAAACCATTCTTGTCCTTACAGGATATGGAAAAAAGATGCTAGAGGAAAAAGAAAATTGGCATTTTAAGCCCGATGTTATTGCAAATAACCTATACAGCGCGATAAATTTAATCCTTAAAAAGTAACTACTTAAGGTTTTTTGTATGTGTTTAGGTAGACGAGAATAAGATGGGGAAAGGAACTTAAAATAAAGCACTAAATCCAAATATCAAAAAATGTCCAATTTCCAAATCCAAATGTCCAATAAATGTCCAATGACTCAATGTCCAATATCAAATTTTAAGCATTGGTCATTGGGATTTGGGATTTTGTTTGTCATTGGGATTTGGTCATTGGGATTTTATTTGTCATTGGGGATGAGGATTTATTTACTTTGTGCCTAAATATAGGACAGCTGAACACATACTAACATTCATAAACACATACCATTATCAATGTGGTTGGGATAGCCCTTGATCCCATCATTTAACACCTTCATTGCCATTTTGAAATGTTTTAATCCTTCCTTGCTTTTACCACCAAGGGCTTTTATAAATTCTTTTTCAGAAATATTTTCTATTTCATCAAGCCTTTTGTTTCTTACTAAATCGCATAGAATATCGCCTGCAACAAACATAGCCATATCGCAACCACCACATTCAAAGCTAATATCTTCAATTTTTTCTTCCTTGATTCTTAAATAAAAAAATATGTGATCCCTTCCTCCCCTGCAGGTTCTATCATCCGCTGTTAAATTTGCTCCCTCTAATACGCCAAGGTTTTTCTTTCTAAACCTTTCTTTAAAATATACCTCTAATGGGTCAGGGCTTTGGGTAGCTTTTTGTTTCATCCATTATCCCTATCCAGTAAGAAGATTACATAC
Proteins encoded:
- a CDS encoding iron-sulfur cluster assembly scaffold protein is translated as MKQKATQSPDPLEVYFKERFRKKNLGVLEGANLTADDRTCRGGRDHIFFYLRIKEEKIEDISFECGGCDMAMFVAGDILCDLVRNKRLDEIENISEKEFIKALGGKSKEGLKHFKMAMKVLNDGIKGYPNHIDNGMCL